A stretch of Methanobrevibacter sp. YE315 DNA encodes these proteins:
- a CDS encoding ribosome biogenesis/translation initiation ATPase RLI, protein MTRISILDKDRCQPKKCDYLCIHYCPGVRMDEDTIVIDEDSKKPLISEELCEGCGICTNRCPFDAVTIINLPEAVGEPIHRFGQNQFELFGLPSLEEGTVLGLLGPNGIGKSTIMNILSGSLIPNFGDYENKPENWDAVIEYYKGSSLQKYFKDLSEGNIKTILKPQMVDKLPKVVKGKVKDLLSNVNERDKLDYVTNELQLENVLDRKMENLSGGELQRVAIAATVLREGDFYYFDEPTSWLDVSQRLNAVKVIRSLAEEGKSVLVIEHDLATLDALSDNIHILYGQPGGYGVVSGRKGVRLGINAYINGFLAEENVRIRRNPIEFTIRPPTPEDEGDAIASYSDLNKDYDGFKLSADAGEIFYDEIVTAFGSNGIGKTTFAKMLAGVEEPTNGEVDEEVTIAYKPQYIVSNFEGTVSDFLYMNAPSFGSKIFESEIMKPLTLDDMLDKPVKGLSGGELQRLAIAATLSKDAEIYLFDEPTAFLDVEQRLITARVIRKMIESRNAASLIVDHDIVFIDYISDRAMVFNGTPGLNGHASKPTDLRNAMNEFLGNLNITFRRDKETKRPRVNKLDSYKDREQKEKGEYYYLSD, encoded by the coding sequence ATGACTCGTATTTCAATTTTAGACAAGGATAGATGTCAACCTAAAAAATGTGATTATCTTTGCATACATTACTGTCCGGGCGTTAGAATGGATGAGGACACAATTGTAATTGATGAAGATAGTAAAAAACCGTTGATATCTGAAGAATTATGTGAAGGGTGCGGTATCTGTACAAATCGCTGCCCATTTGACGCTGTTACTATTATTAATTTGCCTGAAGCAGTAGGTGAACCTATACACAGATTTGGCCAAAACCAATTTGAATTGTTCGGACTTCCAAGCCTGGAAGAGGGAACAGTCCTAGGGCTTCTCGGACCAAACGGTATTGGTAAATCAACAATCATGAATATCCTATCAGGCAGTTTGATTCCAAACTTCGGAGACTATGAAAACAAGCCTGAAAACTGGGATGCTGTAATTGAATATTACAAGGGATCCTCACTTCAGAAATACTTTAAAGACCTGTCCGAAGGCAATATAAAAACTATCTTAAAACCTCAAATGGTTGACAAACTGCCGAAAGTCGTAAAAGGAAAAGTAAAAGACCTTCTTTCAAACGTGAATGAAAGGGACAAACTGGATTATGTTACAAATGAATTGCAGCTTGAAAACGTATTGGACAGAAAAATGGAAAACCTCAGTGGAGGGGAACTTCAAAGAGTTGCAATAGCTGCAACAGTTTTAAGAGAAGGCGATTTCTATTACTTTGACGAACCTACATCCTGGCTTGACGTATCCCAAAGATTGAATGCCGTAAAAGTAATCCGTTCTTTAGCTGAAGAAGGCAAAAGCGTACTTGTTATTGAACACGACCTTGCTACTTTAGATGCATTGTCAGATAATATCCATATTTTATACGGGCAACCTGGAGGATACGGTGTCGTATCCGGAAGAAAAGGAGTTCGTTTAGGAATCAATGCTTATATCAATGGATTTTTAGCAGAAGAAAATGTAAGAATCAGAAGAAATCCAATCGAATTCACAATCAGACCACCAACCCCCGAAGATGAAGGGGATGCAATTGCAAGCTATTCCGATTTGAACAAAGATTATGACGGATTCAAATTAAGCGCTGATGCAGGTGAAATCTTTTATGACGAGATTGTTACTGCATTCGGTTCAAACGGTATCGGTAAAACCACATTTGCAAAAATGCTTGCAGGAGTAGAGGAACCTACAAACGGTGAAGTCGATGAAGAGGTTACAATAGCCTATAAGCCACAATATATCGTTTCAAACTTTGAAGGAACAGTAAGCGATTTCCTATACATGAACGCACCAAGTTTCGGAAGCAAAATCTTTGAAAGCGAAATAATGAAACCATTAACCTTAGACGACATGTTGGATAAACCTGTTAAAGGATTGAGTGGAGGAGAGCTTCAAAGGTTAGCAATAGCTGCAACATTATCAAAAGATGCTGAAATCTATCTTTTCGACGAACCGACAGCATTCCTAGATGTCGAACAGAGATTAATAACCGCACGTGTTATCCGCAAGATGATTGAAAGCAGAAATGCGGCATCACTTATTGTAGACCACGATATCGTATTTATCGATTATATCTCCGACAGGGCAATGGTATTCAATGGAACTCCTGGTTTGAATGGTCATGCTTCAAAGCCGACAGACTTAAGAAATGCGATGAATGAGTTTTTAGGAAATCTCAACATTACATTCAGAAGGGATAAGGAAACCAAAAGACCAAGAGTTAACAAACTTGACAGCTACAAAGATCGTGAACAAAAAGAGAAAGGAGAGTACTATTACTTATCCGATTAA
- a CDS encoding elongation factor 1-beta: MGEVLTTMKIMPDSPDVDLEAIKSTIESSMPEGARIHDIAEEPIAFGLVAIVLQFITEDGEGGSEPTEEMVKAIDGVASIEITGVGRLM; encoded by the coding sequence ATGGGTGAAGTTTTAACTACTATGAAAATTATGCCAGATAGTCCTGATGTAGATTTAGAAGCTATTAAATCTACTATCGAAAGTTCCATGCCTGAAGGCGCAAGAATCCACGATATTGCAGAAGAACCAATCGCTTTTGGTTTAGTTGCTATTGTTTTACAATTCATCACTGAAGATGGTGAAGGTGGATCTGAACCTACTGAAGAAATGGTTAAAGCTATCGACGGCGTTGCTAGTATTGAAATTACTGGCGTTGGAAGATTAATGTAA
- a CDS encoding molybdopterin-dependent oxidoreductase: MFEIKHTLCPSCSVGCGINVILDNEEIVGTFPYKRHPVNAGKNCLNGRNSIDCYKNKFEAVDLNKAIADASNEIKSNNASDISVICSGNVCVEEVEAIKDFAEFNGFNLGFYADGLKNFDDVASYDDVAHAGKVFVIGDLLYENPLVGRRIVHAKQNDAKIYALSKNESAVTFNIADETSNSSVQEFIDNFMGEIDDSSVVVFNYVDEKDDLDKLESLNCKILPVFSKPNTKGALNIIDSKSNDELIEMFDNTKLLVVFNDDVVDEFDYDFTKISKIISLACCENDTTKISDIVIPIKSWLEQDGSFVNAMGETQSFSSVVESDNLSIAEIIEELNK, from the coding sequence ATGTTTGAAATTAAACACACGTTATGCCCATCATGCAGTGTTGGTTGTGGTATAAATGTGATTTTAGATAATGAAGAAATTGTGGGAACTTTTCCCTATAAAAGACATCCAGTTAACGCTGGTAAAAACTGTTTAAATGGAAGAAATTCTATTGATTGTTACAAAAACAAATTTGAAGCAGTTGATTTAAATAAAGCAATTGCAGACGCTTCAAATGAAATTAAATCTAATAATGCATCAGACATATCTGTAATCTGTTCTGGTAATGTCTGTGTTGAAGAAGTTGAAGCAATTAAAGATTTTGCTGAATTTAATGGATTTAATCTTGGGTTTTATGCTGATGGGTTGAAAAATTTTGACGATGTCGCTTCTTATGATGATGTTGCACATGCAGGCAAAGTATTTGTAATCGGTGATTTGTTGTATGAAAATCCTTTGGTTGGAAGAAGAATTGTTCATGCAAAACAGAATGATGCGAAAATATATGCTTTGAGCAAAAATGAAAGTGCAGTTACATTCAATATTGCAGATGAAACATCCAATTCATCAGTTCAGGAATTTATAGATAACTTTATGGGAGAAATTGACGATTCATCAGTTGTTGTATTTAATTACGTTGATGAAAAGGATGATTTGGATAAATTAGAATCTTTAAATTGTAAAATTTTACCTGTTTTCAGCAAACCTAATACCAAAGGCGCTTTAAACATTATTGATTCAAAATCCAATGATGAACTGATAGAAATGTTCGATAACACTAAATTGCTAGTGGTTTTTAATGATGATGTTGTTGATGAATTCGATTATGACTTCACTAAAATATCCAAAATAATCAGTTTAGCCTGTTGTGAAAATGATACTACAAAAATCTCAGATATTGTTATTCCTATTAAATCATGGTTGGAACAAGATGGATCTTTTGTAAATGCAATGGGTGAAACACAAAGTTTCAGTTCTGTAGTCGAATCTGATAATTTAAGTATTGCTGAAATTATCGAGGAGTTAAATAAATAG
- a CDS encoding zinc finger domain-containing protein yields the protein MKTVECISCKQEIPLTGPFVEFECPMCGAKIARCEKCRTFGHGYKCECGFEGP from the coding sequence ATGAAAACTGTAGAATGCATTTCATGTAAACAAGAAATTCCATTAACTGGACCATTCGTAGAATTTGAATGTCCAATGTGTGGAGCAAAAATTGCAAGATGTGAGAAATGCCGTACTTTTGGTCACGGTTATAAATGTGAATGTGGTTTTGAAGGACCATAA
- a CDS encoding SseB family protein: MDDKKLEELKEETVVDNSRLEELIKQDITPQMQKEVFEILKESRLFLPVDFGPDAFKDIENTKPGDEIEGPRGFSIQFLTDHEGRKAVPLFTSEEMMKEAGARTSVMVMYMSDLADMLKQTDKYSVIAINPFTQFDLNMPIEAFLSQFNDEDKLEITDIKNDELREFLHRKELSQEDANEFGEKLLKSIMITGCVDTDDGTNFVLIWNNENKPHLPLFTDIDEFKKIFDNHKEDVYPQAYQFTDLVKVAKEDLVINPASESLVLNPEMFKQ, encoded by the coding sequence ATGGATGATAAAAAACTAGAAGAGTTAAAAGAAGAAACAGTAGTTGATAATTCCAGATTAGAAGAATTAATAAAACAGGACATTACTCCCCAAATGCAAAAGGAAGTTTTTGAAATACTAAAAGAATCAAGATTATTCTTGCCGGTTGATTTTGGTCCTGACGCATTTAAAGATATTGAAAACACAAAACCTGGTGATGAAATAGAAGGTCCAAGGGGTTTCAGCATTCAATTTCTAACAGATCATGAAGGCAGAAAAGCAGTACCGTTGTTTACCAGCGAGGAAATGATGAAAGAAGCAGGAGCTCGTACATCAGTAATGGTAATGTATATGAGTGATTTGGCAGACATGCTAAAACAAACAGACAAATATTCTGTAATTGCAATCAATCCATTCACTCAATTTGATTTGAACATGCCAATAGAAGCATTCTTAAGTCAATTCAATGATGAAGATAAACTTGAAATAACTGATATAAAAAATGATGAATTAAGGGAGTTTTTACATAGAAAAGAATTGTCTCAGGAGGATGCAAATGAATTTGGTGAGAAATTATTAAAATCAATAATGATTACTGGTTGTGTTGACACTGATGATGGTACAAACTTTGTTTTAATATGGAATAATGAAAACAAACCTCATCTTCCATTATTTACAGACATTGATGAGTTTAAAAAGATTTTTGATAATCACAAAGAAGATGTTTATCCGCAAGCATACCAGTTCACTGATTTAGTAAAAGTTGCAAAAGAAGATTTAGTGATAAATCCTGCATCTGAATCATTAGTATTAAATCCCGAAATGTTTAAACAATAG
- a CDS encoding DUF2779 domain-containing protein gives MNKIKLSKSKYCKCVQCEKILWLEKYKPECAVINKNEAIIGNGKKVGELAKGLFGDYEDIPYNEDLSVMIEKTEELMQDKPNIITEASFSYDNNFCSVDILKNDSDGVEIYEVKSATEIKPYYLDDVAFQYFVLSNLGLTVKKVCIVYLNNDTYIRGKELDINQLFNIVDVTFEALEKQDEVKNNIDMINNLMETQDKDNEPETDICVNCLDPDSPCVFWDYCTRDLPKPNVFDIFLMKKDKKFEKYYDGIISFEDLENDDDLTTPRFVEQIDFELHDREPKIEKEAINEILDSLSYPLYFIDYETCQYAIPEFEGTKAYQQIPFQYSLHIIQEEGAPLEHKEFLAEVDDENMIRHFAESMINDIPEDGSVIIYNNSFEPARNREIGEMYPDLNDEMERINENIVDFMVPFRSRKYYTKEMEGSYSIKKVLPALFPDDDELDYSKLPGVHKGDEAANAFLTLNEQTPEKQKEIREGLLRYCELDTYAMVKIWEKFKEVTNED, from the coding sequence ATGAATAAAATAAAGTTGTCAAAATCTAAGTATTGTAAATGTGTGCAATGTGAAAAAATTCTTTGGTTAGAGAAATATAAACCGGAATGTGCAGTAATTAACAAAAATGAAGCTATTATTGGAAATGGTAAGAAAGTAGGTGAACTTGCTAAAGGATTGTTTGGAGATTATGAAGACATACCTTATAATGAAGATCTCAGTGTCATGATAGAAAAAACTGAGGAGTTAATGCAAGATAAACCTAATATCATCACAGAAGCATCATTTTCATATGATAACAATTTTTGTAGTGTAGATATTCTAAAAAATGATTCAGATGGTGTAGAAATCTATGAAGTAAAAAGCGCTACAGAAATCAAACCTTATTACTTAGATGATGTTGCATTTCAGTACTTTGTCCTATCAAATCTAGGTTTAACTGTCAAAAAAGTATGCATTGTTTATTTAAACAATGACACTTACATTAGAGGCAAAGAACTAGATATTAATCAATTATTTAATATTGTGGATGTAACTTTTGAGGCTTTAGAAAAACAGGATGAGGTAAAAAATAATATTGACATGATTAATAACCTTATGGAAACACAAGACAAAGATAATGAACCGGAAACAGATATATGTGTTAATTGTCTTGATCCAGATAGTCCTTGTGTTTTCTGGGATTACTGTACAAGAGATTTGCCAAAGCCAAATGTTTTCGATATATTCCTCATGAAAAAGGATAAGAAATTTGAAAAGTATTATGATGGCATAATATCCTTTGAAGATTTAGAAAATGATGATGACCTTACCACTCCAAGATTTGTAGAACAAATTGATTTCGAATTACATGACAGGGAACCTAAAATAGAAAAAGAAGCGATAAATGAGATATTAGATTCACTTAGTTATCCATTATATTTCATTGACTATGAAACCTGTCAATATGCGATTCCAGAATTTGAAGGAACAAAAGCATATCAACAAATACCTTTCCAATACTCATTACACATCATTCAAGAGGAAGGAGCTCCTTTAGAGCATAAAGAATTCCTAGCTGAAGTGGATGATGAAAATATGATTAGACATTTTGCAGAAAGTATGATTAATGACATTCCTGAAGACGGTAGTGTAATTATCTATAATAACTCTTTTGAACCTGCACGTAATAGGGAAATCGGAGAAATGTATCCTGATTTAAATGACGAAATGGAAAGGATTAATGAAAATATTGTTGATTTTATGGTGCCGTTTAGAAGCAGGAAGTATTATACAAAAGAGATGGAAGGTTCCTATTCAATCAAAAAGGTCTTACCTGCATTATTCCCAGATGATGATGAACTGGATTACAGTAAGCTTCCTGGAGTGCATAAAGGTGATGAAGCTGCAAATGCATTCTTAACTTTAAATGAACAAACTCCAGAAAAGCAAAAAGAGATAAGGGAAGGTTTACTCAGATATTGTGAACTTGACACTTATGCTATGGTAAAAATATGGGAAAAATTCAAAGAAGTAACTAACGAGGATTAA
- a CDS encoding Coenzyme F420 hydrogenase/dehydrogenase, beta subunit C-terminal domain: MSYVLAKSQNNEIHEAGECGGAVTSILKYLLDEGLVDGVLALSPQDDVYDALPVFVTDSEDLLKTAGSYHCAPTMIGDLVQKYFIDKKVAFTVKPCDMRAVEELITRHKINKDNIYMIGLNCGGTVSPVSGREMIDLFYEANPDDVVSEEIDKGQFIIELADGSEEAVKIHDLEKEGYGRRNNCQRCDVKIPRKANIACGNWGAEDGWTFIEINDEKGQELIDGAKKAGILETKSPSDAAVEGRSKVENIMIKMAKKNQDATYPSVSGMTEWNRCISCYACRDICPICWCFENCELNKPYFKDEANIPPTPIAFQGVRLSHMSFSCCDCGQCDDVCPMDIPVSLIFDKLQKKYYNRTGYVAGVSDDIKPPLYSPEKTEL, translated from the coding sequence ATGAGTTACGTTTTAGCAAAATCTCAAAATAATGAAATTCATGAAGCAGGTGAATGTGGAGGAGCTGTAACTAGTATTCTCAAATATTTACTTGATGAAGGATTAGTTGATGGTGTTTTAGCATTAAGTCCTCAAGATGATGTTTATGATGCTTTGCCGGTTTTCGTTACTGATTCAGAAGATTTATTGAAAACTGCAGGGTCATATCACTGCGCTCCAACTATGATAGGTGACCTTGTTCAAAAATACTTCATTGATAAAAAAGTTGCATTCACAGTCAAACCATGTGACATGAGGGCTGTAGAAGAGCTTATCACAAGGCATAAAATTAATAAAGATAACATTTATATGATTGGTTTAAATTGCGGAGGAACCGTTTCACCGGTTAGCGGTAGAGAAATGATTGATTTATTCTATGAAGCTAATCCTGATGATGTTGTAAGTGAAGAAATCGACAAAGGACAATTCATCATTGAACTTGCAGACGGTTCTGAAGAAGCAGTGAAAATCCATGATCTTGAAAAAGAAGGTTATGGACGTCGTAACAACTGTCAAAGATGTGATGTTAAAATCCCAAGAAAAGCCAATATTGCTTGTGGAAATTGGGGTGCCGAAGATGGTTGGACCTTCATTGAAATCAACGATGAAAAAGGTCAGGAATTAATAGACGGTGCTAAAAAGGCAGGAATTCTCGAAACCAAATCTCCTTCTGATGCGGCTGTTGAAGGCAGATCTAAAGTCGAAAACATCATGATTAAAATGGCTAAAAAGAATCAGGATGCAACCTACCCATCAGTTAGTGGAATGACTGAATGGAATCGTTGTATTAGCTGTTATGCTTGTCGTGATATTTGTCCAATCTGCTGGTGTTTCGAAAACTGTGAGTTAAACAAACCTTACTTTAAAGATGAGGCAAACATTCCGCCAACTCCAATTGCTTTCCAAGGGGTAAGATTATCTCACATGAGTTTCAGTTGTTGTGACTGCGGCCAATGTGATGATGTATGTCCAATGGACATTCCTGTCTCATTAATCTTCGATAAATTGCAGAAAAAATACTATAATAGAACTGGTTATGTAGCTGGAGTTTCAGATGATATCAAACCTCCATTATACAGTCCAGAAAAAACCGAATTATGA
- a CDS encoding phage terminase large subunit: MYNENDEFYLSAKDKAILQKCVYENPYIPFSPFPKQAEMILATEKEVLIGGAAGGSKSTSLLMRALFYVQDDANEYHALILRRTLSDLKRKGALIHKASQWLNRKEVQNNASIKPKWDGTEHSWTFPNGNSLTFGYLRNINDLDTYQGSEYQFIGIDELTQLERFKYIYMRSRVRKTKDNKLPTQLMCSSNPGKRGNKWVRERFIEKIDEDIQDKSQIRFISSSYLDNIYLDRKDYEEYLMGLDRVTREQLMNGNWYASVKGQLFDESDFHIISYDEYMKIPIVKVIRYWDLAATEVLNDDRLKGSDPDYTAGVMLAKDLNGNIYILDSYEFQLESRNLINEILNTAARDKSDVQYIELDGSTGKNFGLLIIDELSRRGFATGTGNSRENKVDRARRVSADIQKRGIYLVGKDSAGFTKKWAMEFLEKITAYPNEAIHDDCVVAFTGGYEKITSENQTKRVNVDKWYST, translated from the coding sequence ATGTACAATGAAAACGATGAATTCTATCTCAGTGCTAAAGATAAAGCTATTCTTCAGAAGTGTGTATATGAGAATCCATATATTCCTTTCTCTCCATTTCCAAAACAGGCTGAAATGATATTGGCAACTGAAAAGGAAGTACTGATTGGTGGTGCTGCAGGAGGTTCCAAATCAACAAGTTTACTTATGAGGGCATTGTTCTATGTTCAGGATGATGCCAATGAATACCACGCCCTCATCCTGAGACGTACCTTATCTGACTTGAAGCGTAAAGGAGCTTTAATCCACAAGGCAAGTCAATGGTTAAATCGAAAGGAAGTTCAAAATAATGCAAGCATCAAACCAAAGTGGGATGGAACCGAACACTCATGGACATTTCCCAATGGAAATTCACTAACTTTCGGATATTTGAGAAACATCAATGACCTCGATACCTATCAGGGTTCGGAATATCAGTTCATAGGAATAGATGAACTTACGCAACTGGAAAGATTCAAATACATTTACATGAGGTCAAGAGTAAGGAAAACGAAAGATAACAAACTTCCTACACAGTTAATGTGCTCCAGTAATCCTGGTAAGCGTGGAAACAAATGGGTAAGGGAAAGATTCATTGAGAAAATTGATGAAGACATCCAAGACAAATCTCAAATCAGATTCATTAGCTCCAGCTATTTGGATAATATCTATTTAGACAGAAAAGATTATGAAGAATATCTTATGGGCCTTGATAGAGTAACAAGGGAACAGTTAATGAACGGTAACTGGTATGCATCAGTTAAAGGTCAGCTATTCGATGAATCAGACTTCCATATAATCTCATATGATGAATACATGAAAATACCAATCGTTAAAGTCATTAGGTATTGGGATCTTGCAGCTACTGAAGTATTGAATGATGACAGACTGAAAGGTAGTGACCCAGATTATACTGCTGGTGTCATGCTGGCTAAAGATCTTAACGGTAACATTTACATCCTGGACTCATATGAGTTTCAGCTTGAGTCAAGAAACTTGATCAATGAGATACTAAATACTGCAGCTCGTGACAAGTCTGATGTTCAATACATTGAACTCGACGGAAGCACGGGCAAAAACTTCGGATTATTAATTATCGATGAGTTATCAAGAAGAGGCTTTGCTACAGGAACAGGTAACTCAAGAGAGAATAAGGTTGACCGTGCAAGAAGGGTTTCAGCGGATATTCAAAAGAGGGGAATTTACTTAGTTGGAAAGGATTCGGCCGGGTTCACGAAAAAATGGGCGATGGAATTCCTTGAAAAAATAACTGCTTATCCTAATGAAGCTATTCATGATGACTGTGTAGTTGCATTTACGGGTGGCTATGAAAAAATAACTAGTGAGAATCAAACTAAAAGAGTTAATGTTGATAAATGGTATTCTACATAA
- a CDS encoding delta 1-pyrroline-5-carboxylate synthetase encodes MIAIVKQVVKIGGSLFPNYAIDLAKKLKGTDSCIVLGGGEFANLIRKYNDEIAFSEETNHWTAIDCMDIIAKLVNDKVDTTKLAYSIEEVNQISDEGFTPIFVVSEFLKKEDPFECSWDVTSDSIAAYISHLLNANLLIVTNVNGIYTQEPEEPGSTFISKIDAKTLLTFQESSIDVMLPSLLLKFGTNCYVVNGKYPERVLSLIDDNIIDYNFDYTKIIGE; translated from the coding sequence GTGATTGCCATCGTAAAACAGGTTGTAAAAATTGGGGGAAGCCTATTTCCAAATTATGCAATAGATTTAGCAAAAAAACTCAAAGGCACTGATTCATGCATTGTTTTGGGTGGCGGCGAATTTGCAAATCTTATTCGTAAATACAATGATGAAATTGCATTTTCCGAGGAGACAAATCACTGGACAGCTATTGATTGTATGGATATAATAGCAAAACTTGTAAATGATAAGGTGGACACAACAAAACTGGCTTATTCTATAGAAGAGGTTAATCAGATATCTGATGAGGGTTTTACACCAATTTTTGTTGTTTCAGAGTTTTTAAAAAAGGAAGATCCTTTTGAATGTTCATGGGATGTGACTTCCGATTCAATTGCAGCATATATTTCACATCTTCTAAATGCAAACCTTTTAATAGTAACAAATGTAAATGGTATATATACCCAAGAACCGGAAGAGCCAGGTTCTACATTCATAAGTAAAATTGATGCAAAAACTTTACTAACTTTTCAAGAGTCATCAATTGATGTAATGTTGCCTTCTCTTTTATTAAAGTTTGGGACTAATTGTTATGTTGTGAATGGGAAGTACCCTGAAAGGGTTTTATCTTTAATAGATGATAATATAATTGATTATAACTTCGATTACACAAAAATAATAGGTGAATAA
- a CDS encoding hydrogenase iron-sulfur subunit: MSDDLKIVGLLCNWCCYGGADTAGTARMQYSPNIRIIRVMCSGRINPSMIFKAFQEGADGVFVGGCHIGDCHYDAGNYKWSRRSKIVEDILEEFGIEKERFRHEWISASEGEKFQRTMEEFHKTLSKLGPLELE, from the coding sequence ATGTCTGATGATTTAAAAATTGTAGGTTTATTATGTAATTGGTGTTGTTATGGTGGTGCTGATACTGCAGGAACTGCACGTATGCAATACTCTCCAAACATAAGAATTATTCGTGTAATGTGTTCTGGAAGAATTAACCCTTCAATGATTTTCAAAGCATTTCAAGAAGGTGCTGATGGAGTATTTGTAGGAGGATGCCATATTGGGGACTGCCATTATGATGCAGGTAACTACAAATGGTCAAGAAGATCAAAAATCGTTGAAGATATCCTTGAGGAATTTGGTATTGAAAAAGAAAGATTCCGTCATGAATGGATTTCAGCATCCGAAGGTGAAAAATTCCAAAGGACAATGGAGGAATTCCATAAAACTCTCTCAAAACTTGGACCATTAGAATTAGAGTAA
- the pth2 gene encoding aminoacyl-tRNA hydrolase, whose amino-acid sequence MKQVMIVRTDLKMRKGKIAAQCCHGSIGAYKKSPADKIRKWENEAYAKVILKVQTKDELIELKKLADEKGISNYLVVDAGRTQIPTSSVTVLALGPDEDEIIDEVTGDLKLL is encoded by the coding sequence ATGAAACAGGTCATGATTGTAAGAACTGATTTGAAAATGCGCAAAGGAAAAATTGCAGCCCAATGCTGTCATGGGTCTATCGGCGCATATAAGAAATCTCCCGCTGATAAGATTAGAAAATGGGAAAATGAGGCTTATGCCAAAGTAATCCTAAAGGTTCAAACCAAGGATGAGTTAATCGAGCTTAAAAAATTGGCTGATGAAAAGGGCATTTCCAATTATTTGGTAGTTGATGCCGGAAGAACTCAAATACCTACATCAAGCGTAACAGTTTTGGCCCTTGGTCCGGATGAGGATGAAATAATTGACGAAGTGACTGGAGATTTAAAACTTTTATAG
- a CDS encoding tetratricopeptide repeat protein: MEIEKLLDECRSLYCENNYPEVINTCNEILKRDFNNQRALGYKARCLYLLEECEEALTLLNNAIILYPNNSYFFDIKADILMYKEEYGKAVECFEEILKIGISDEDDFNFIKREYGTCLSLRIDQLIELEKYVDAWQCYNRMLEIESDNLERSARIDRFKKYVNEYTSRVKYRQYYVRISSNESKVKLIEFLKENGFKSSFESGLLFLIDVVDKTYNSISVDKVGDNDIISESKFYDKVNYYPRDQIVHRQLHDEDGKLVYEGYTLHYSPYGFGKAYFANGDLFREGIFDIKGIVQGKEYYPSGQLRFEGQWCLTRGYGPNAPCDGNAYDENGELIYSGKFEIKRGGVGWPMIQKPKGFPLEQKERPKIDYY, translated from the coding sequence ATGGAAATTGAAAAATTGCTTGATGAATGTAGGAGTTTATACTGTGAAAATAACTATCCGGAAGTAATAAATACCTGCAATGAAATTTTAAAAAGGGATTTTAATAATCAAAGGGCATTGGGATATAAAGCAAGATGTTTATATCTTTTGGAGGAATGTGAAGAGGCATTAACACTTTTAAATAATGCTATAATTTTATATCCTAATAATTCTTATTTTTTTGATATTAAAGCAGACATATTGATGTATAAAGAAGAATATGGCAAAGCCGTTGAATGCTTTGAGGAAATATTGAAAATAGGAATATCTGATGAAGACGATTTCAATTTTATAAAAAGAGAATATGGGACATGTCTTAGCTTAAGAATAGATCAACTAATAGAATTGGAAAAATATGTGGATGCATGGCAATGTTACAATCGAATGTTAGAAATTGAATCAGATAATTTAGAACGCTCAGCGAGGATTGATAGATTTAAAAAGTATGTAAATGAATACACTTCAAGAGTAAAATATCGACAATATTATGTGAGAATATCCTCAAACGAATCAAAAGTAAAATTAATTGAATTCTTAAAAGAGAATGGATTTAAAAGCAGTTTTGAATCTGGATTATTGTTTTTGATTGATGTTGTTGATAAAACTTACAATTCTATTTCAGTTGATAAAGTAGGGGATAACGATATTATTTCTGAATCTAAATTCTATGATAAAGTCAATTATTATCCTAGAGACCAGATTGTACACAGGCAGCTGCATGATGAAGATGGTAAATTGGTTTATGAAGGATATACACTTCATTATTCTCCATACGGGTTTGGTAAAGCCTATTTTGCTAATGGTGATTTATTTAGAGAGGGAATATTTGATATAAAAGGAATAGTTCAAGGAAAAGAATATTATCCTTCAGGACAGCTTCGTTTTGAAGGACAATGGTGCTTAACACGAGGTTATGGGCCAAATGCACCATGCGACGGCAATGCCTATGATGAAAATGGGGAGTTAATATACTCTGGAAAATTTGAAATCAAAAGAGGTGGCGTGGGCTGGCCAATGATTCAAAAACCAAAAGGATTCCCACTTGAACAAAAAGAGCGTCCGAAAATCGATTATTATTAA